From a single Pelodiscus sinensis isolate JC-2024 chromosome 4, ASM4963464v1, whole genome shotgun sequence genomic region:
- the LOC142829219 gene encoding uncharacterized protein LOC142829219, which produces MSQPSEGSQPSTAPHDQPGGSREPARGRKRRAPAWSSAEIVDLIEVWGEASNVHDLRTSHRNAAVYGRMAASLAARGHQRSREQVRCKIKDLRQSYSRACLPGADPEACPHFHALDRILGPHAVPAPRDVIDPGAEGPLLDTEEEEEGSESQEPAASLPRTRDPRGTPQSRSPASSEAGEASTSAAPGTAGRTTPPAAAARARASRTARNQEDYQRRHLRFLDRQLRLQDHWVQEDLRLRQRSLEALEEQGRALRGHLQSLLDRFPFPPPPAPPLAPPLAPPAPPLAPPLAPPAPPLAPPLAPPAPPLAPPLAPPAPPAPPASAPASAPASSTPPVLSAPPSTTIPHRRPRTRSVARRERHPDSHP; this is translated from the exons atgagccagccatccgagggctcccagccctccactgctccccacgaccagcctggcggctcccgggagcctgcccgggggcgcaaaaggcgggcgcccgcctggtcaagtgcggagatcgtggacctcatcgaggtttggggggaagcctccaatgtccacgatctccgcactagccaccggaacgcggccgtctacggacgcatggctgccagcctggccgccaggggccaccagcgcagccgggagcaggtgcgctgcaagattaaagacttgcggcagtcctactcccgggcctgcctgccaggggctgacccggaggcctgcccccacttccatgccctggaccgcatcctggggcctcatgccgtccctgccccccgggacgtgattgaccccggggcagagggaccgctcctggacaccgaggaggaggaagagggctctgagagccaggagcctgccgccagccttcccaggacccgggacccccgaggcaccccacagagccgctcgcctgcatcatcagaggccggggaggcgtccacct ctgcagcaccggggactgcagggcgcaccacaccgcctgcagcagccgcccgcgcccgggcaagcaggacagccaggaaccaggaggactaccagaggcggcatctccggttcctggaccgacagctccgtctccaggaccactgggtccaggaggacctcaggctgcgccagaggagtctggaggccctggaggagcagggccgtgccctgcgaggccacctccagagcctgctagaccgctttccatttcctcctccccctgctccccctcttgctccccctcttgctccccctgctccccctcttgctccccctcttgctccccctgctccccctcttgctccccctcttgctccccctgctccccctcttgctccccctcttgctccccctgctcctcctgctcctcctgcttccgctcctgcttccgctcctgcttcctccacaccccctgtcctctctgcccccccctccacaaccattccccaccgacgcccccggacccgcagtgtggcgagacgggagaggcacccagactcccacccctga